The Panicum hallii strain FIL2 chromosome 5, PHallii_v3.1, whole genome shotgun sequence genome contains the following window.
CATTGTTTGCCTGTCATGAGTAGCACAACTGAGTTAGTAGTGAACTTATGCTTTCAAACAGCAAGGTTTGGACTGCCTCAAAGAATTATTAGAAACAAGAACTACCTGCCCAGGTACAAAAGTTTGCCCATTGTACTCCACAGGGGCAAATGGACTACCACTGGCAAATACAGCACGGCCCTGCAAATAAAGAGAGATAGGTCCTATTATACTCCACAAAGCTTTTCTTTTCTCGAATTCAGACATGCTTCTTTTTTCTGGCCAATTAGGTCAGATTTTATAAAGATGTAATTAAACACAAATCATTTTCACTAGTGACATGGGCATTTCAAATGGTACTTGGACAGTGAGGACTGTCAAATGGTCACACTTGAGCAAACAAATTTGCAGATCTGACTCAGCCAAGTGCTGAGAGAGCTCACCTGAGTCCAGTTATATGCTTCCTCAGCAGTACATTCAGAATGCGAGGTTGGATTTGACAGTGAAAAGATGACAGGCCTCTGTATTTATATTTTGGAGATGTCATAGGTTAGCCAACCACCTTTGTAATATAAAACCTGAACATTATAGCTTGGGTAGCAAAAATTACCTCATTGAAGGAAGCCATTGCCTCAACAACTTCTTTTGTGAATGCCCTTCCAACACCTGATGTCCCAATCAAAACCGTAGGTTTGATGGACTGGAGAATAAATAGAGAAACATTAGTAACATTTTGATGAAACAGCACCAAAAGGATAGTTTAAGTAAAGGCAGCAGCTGTTGGTGAATTCAATCACAATCTTTAACATGCATGAACAGTGGGTACCTGGACAGCATCAAACAAGGACGTCAAAGGCTCATGCTCATGTGCCCAAGGTTTTTTGAATGACTGAAGGGAATCTTTACGGGAATCAACAATTAAACCCTATATATAAAATATTGTATCAGCCTGACAGATAAACAGGTGAAGAAATATTGCATTAGCAATTGTGAATATTCCTTTGGTTACAAACCTTTGAGTCCACCAGCCAAACCTTCTTGCGGCACTCTTCAATCGGAGCTTTTGTCTATAAATAGATCAAACCAGTAGGCGTTAGCAGTAAGCACTGGAAGTACAGAAACTGGCTTTCCCACATTCAGATTCTGAAACATGTGGCAAGTTACCTGTCTTGAAATCTCGAGAGCAATGAGTTCGGCTATGCCAGTTCCAGCCTGCAAACACATAAATAATCAGAATCTTATTGATGGTCTAAACTCTAAAGTAAATAATCTCATTCATGGGCACAATTTCAATTCAAAAGGTACATATCTTCAATAGTTTAACGGCAAAGGGACAAATAAAAAGTCCGCAAAGATGAGCTATGACTAACCTCCCCAGCGCCAAGGAACAAATAGGTGTGCTCTGCTAGGGTCCCACCAACCACCTTAAGTGCTGATAACAAACCTGCAAGGACCACTGATGCTGTGCCCTGCAATCATCCATATTTCCATATTGGTACACAACCATAAAAGGCAACAAACCAGAGGATGGCGATGACTCAACTAAGGATGACACCTGGTAACAGTAAAGGAAAATATCATGGGTGGTTCCATTTACCTGGATATCATCATTGAAAACAAGATGGCTCTTGCTATATTTTGCAAGCAAATCAAAAGCATTATGATTGGCAAAGTCCTCAAACTGTCAGAAAAAATCCACAGTTACATTTTGTGGCAACAGTAAATTGATCTGACATAGCAACAGTGGAAAATCTGTGACTGACCTGAATGAGGACTTTCTCACCATAGATTTGTTTCACAGCACTCATGAATTCTTCCATAAGTTCATCATACTCCTGCCATTAAGGAAAATGCACACGTAAGACCTCAAGTGTCTGATATTTTGCCAACTATTTACTTCCTGCAAACTTATCACAAATGCATACCTTGCCAGTTGCACGTTTCTGCCGAAGTCCAATATAGAACTCATCTTTAAGCAGTTCTTCGTTGTTTGTGCCAACATCAATTGTGATAGGCAAACACTGAAAGTAATGCATCATAATTTGAGACAGCTTTTGTTTGTTGGTACCAAACATGCAGGATCATTACAAGAAAATAAACAAAAAGGTGGGGGCAGTAAAGATGTGAACACTTACAGCTGATGGGCGAACTCCTCCAAGGGCAGTGTAGAGAGCAAGTTTGCCTACAGGAATTCCCATTCCCTATAGAAGGATTCAGCATAACATAAGCAAAGGCCCAGAATTAAGCAACTAATAAGACAATCGTACCTGAGAACCCAAATCTCCAAGTCCCAAGATTCGCTCACCATCAGTGACAACAATAACTTGAATGTTCCTATGGGGCCAGTTCCTTAGAACCTCCAGGACCTTTCCCCTGTAATGCACCTACAGTCAGTCCAGATCCAATAGGCAGATGGAAGACAATTGCATAACTATTGTAAAATTCAAGCAAATATAGGCACACGTACTTGTCCCTCAGGGTGACATACAGACCCTGTGGTTGTCTAAAGATGCAACCATACTTCTGGCAGGCCTCACCAACAGTTGGTGTGTAAACCACAGGGAGCAGCTCCTCCACATTATCAATTAAAAGCTTGTAGAAAAGCCTCTCATTTCTCTCCTGAAAACAGAAGGTGTTAAGAACAATGCAGCAAGTACACTTTCGTAAGAGTAAATGAAATAATAACTGGGATTACCTGAAGGTCCATCATGGCCATATAGCGCTGTAAAGGGAGCTGGTACTGCCGTAAGTTGTGCATGATCTTCTTAATCTACATACACATTAAAGTGATCTTCAGGTATTGAAAAAATGTCAGCACAATTACTAGTATGGGTGTTAGCAAGTATCGCCCATACTTGGAGGTCCTGAGACACAACTGCCGGAGGCAGAAGGCCACGCAAGTAGTGTGCATCCCGCTCCTTCTCAGTGAAGGAAAGACCCTTGTTGTGTTGTGGATCCCTCAAAAGGGTGTAACCGCTGTTATATAAATAAGACGCGTCAGCATATTTTTCGACCATGTGAACGAAGCATATTATGTTTGCAACCAACGGTGAACTCTGTACAGAGTACCAGATCCTTTTTATTCTTTGGGTGACTGGTGACATGGTCATATTGCTGCTTGACAAGATATCATTGTGTGCAGCGCTGGTTATCATTTACAGTTGATTACGTGACAATTTCAATTTCCTACTATTATACCATTCGGTCGTATTTTAGTATCAGTTTCCATCAGATTTCACTGTCGAAAGGTAGTGGAGGAAACAAGACAAAGTATCACCGTGGGCCATATTAGAATATACTTGCAAGAAAGAGGAAAAAAACAAAACGAAGCAGGCAATTCTTGCCTTTGCTCAACAACTCCAGACCTACTCAATATGAGTACATATGTGACTCGAATCTGATTCCTAAACTGTAACTTGCAGAAAATCACATGTAAATAGCTCGATAACTCCAGGAATCAACCCAAAACTATGCCGATGAAAATTTAACAAATCGAAATGATCAGACTACAGCGCAGTTAAAGCTGAAGCATAGTGTGATAAATTATGGAAAGTAAGAGCAGACTGAAGGGACAATTTCCCCTTGGCTGAAGGCTTCACGACACAAGAACCTACCAAGTCAAGCCCGATAGCACTATCAAGCAAAATAGATTTGACTCGGCACAAGCGCACAATATACGCAAGGTAAAGGCGAGCGCGAACCCAACGCATCCACACTCTAGACACGTCAGCATCACGCGGCGTAAACCGCGTACCAAACCCGGATCAACACGAGCCCGAACCAAAGCAGCAAAAGCAACCAAATCCGGATCGGCGCATCGGGACGTCCGCCCCCGCCCCCAGACCCAGATCCGATCCCCGAGTTCCCAAATCCAACACCCCCGCGCTCACCTCGCGACGGAGTAGGCCCAGGGCGTGACGGGCAGCTCCTCGGTGGCCCTGTCCTCGCCGTAGGCGTCCTCGAccccgccgctggccgccgccacctccacctcctcctgctgctcctTCTCGGTCTCCGCGGCGGAGCCCATCGCGACGGCCTCCACCCGCCTCGGCGCCGCGGCGCGCACCCGCACCGCCGCGGCCCGCCTCCGCACGGACTCCCTGTAGGTCCTGCATCCGTCGCAGCTCCCGCCCTCGTTCCCTCCTGCCCGCTTCCACTGCGGAGACAAAACACGCGCAAACAGAGCGCACCGGGTTAGAGCGAGCTGAAGCAACCAGCATGGCAGCGAGTCGGCTGGGCGGGGACCGGGCCGCAATTGCGCGGCCCGGAACGCGCGCCGCCCAAAGCGCCGCGAATTGCTAGCGGGGAAGGTACGGGGGCGGCTAGTCGAGCGTACCAGGGAAGCCGGggacacggcggcggcggcggcggcctgcgcgGAGAgcatggtggcggcgggtaTGGCGGGAGCGGGTGGCGTGGCAGCTGGCTTCCTCCTCCCTCTTCGGAGTCGAGCTGCGTGGAGAGGGGAATGCGGGTGGCGATGGGAGGGAGGCGGGGTATAAAAGGAGGTGGGCGGCGTAGTTTTCCGCGTGTGCGGCGCACGTGGacggggcggcgggggaggggacgCGCGGTGCCGGCGGCTCACGGCGTTTGGGTTTGGACGCGGTGCTTCCCGTAGTAGTTCACCACCCCGGGTGGCCCGGTAATCTGTGTGGTCTGTGGTGTGTGGTTCGATGAACCTCGGCTCTGGCCGGGTCGGTCCAGTTCATTGTGCGGTGGGTTAGTCGGCTGCAAATGGAATGGTTCAATGGACTAGCACTTCGTTTAGTCGGCTGGAGCGTTAACCCAACTTCCACACgacctcaaaaaaaaaaaaaaaaaaccttcCACACTGTACTGCTGGTGAGTCGTACGGTTTCCGGCTGCCCTTCcggcaaaaaaaaaacacattTTGATCCCGATCATGACCAACTAATGTGCTTTTCTGACCCATGTATGGGCAAAATAAGGTTACCTTTTATTAGATGCATGGACCAATTACATTTTAACTTTACGTTgaaaagtttttttttcttagGAACCTGCAATTATTTGGTTGGTTAGATTACATATGTCAATAGTGAAGACATGTAGGTACCTAAAAAGAAACTAGACGATGGGAATTCATAAAAATTTTCTCGAACTTGGCGATGGGAATTCATAAAAAAATTTCTTTAGTATCAGGAGACGTCTCTATCAATAGTGATCCATATTTATATGATAACTTTATTAATCTCGAGATTCATCATTCCAATCTATCAAATGAGATCTTGGTATAAATATATTTTGTAAAGGTGCCTGTGGTTTAGGTAAGAGGAAGGATTCCTTTTTGACCCATAAGTTATGAGATACTCGAGATTCATCATTCCAAACTATCAAATGAGATCTTGGTATAAATATATTTTGTAAGGATGCCAGTGATTCAGGTAAGGGGGAAGAATTTCTTTTTGACCCATAAGTTGTGAGATCCTCGTGTAAAATGGAACATTATGTCCTTGCAGAAAAAGAAACAAATGATGTCAGTCATGACTAACTAATGTGCTTTTTGACCCGTACATGGGCAAAATAGGGTTACCATTTGATTAACTTTGGGAGTCAATTACGTTTCAGCTCTACCAGCTCTACGCTAAAAACTTCTTTTTCTTAGATACATGCAATTATTTAGTTGGTTAGGTTACATCTTATAGCATGCGTACCTAGCCTCAAGTCTCGAACTTGGTGACGAGTATTCATATTATTTTTCTTTAGTCTAAGAAGATATATCTATCAATAGTGATCCATATAAATGATGATTTTGTCACTCTTAAGAGTTATCATTCTGGTCTCTTGAATGAGATCCCAGTATAAATGTGTTTGTAAGGATGCGTGTGAAATGGAAGGTTATTGGATAAAGTTCCGAGAGCCTCTGGGCATAAAAAAAAGTTTAGACTTAATCTATTTTAGTTTGAAGGAAAAGATCCTAAAAGATACCGTTGGGACTTGCAAGATAGGgagaaaatggttattattGTTTCCGTACCTAAAAAAGGACGGCGGAACTTATCACCAAACAGGCTGAAAACCGGGCTCCTCATTTCTACGCACTCCCAGGTCCCAACTCGGCCACAAACGACATCTCGAACACGTCAAATTCGCCTGCGCTCATTGCTCTGGTCGCCGCATGGTCAACTAGTGGTTGCGTGCAGGCAGCAGGCCTCTCGCCATTCATTTTGCTCATGGTCGTGGTTAGCCGCTGTAAAGTTACCCCTCTTTTCCGATTGTTAAGTCCACAGTTTTCcacagaaaaaagaaaagaaaaatgagAAGAGTCCGCTGTCGTGGCTGGTGAGCTTACTAGATCGCATGCGTTTGTGGACTAGCATAGCACGGCAGCGCACATCAACCGACCATCATCTGTGCATCGATCCTCTCTTCTTTTTTTGATGGTGTGTATCGAGCCTCTTGATTCTGTGGTGGCGTCCACCAATATTCCTGCAAAGACAGGCATGAAAAGGATCTTCCCGTTTCTTTCGGGGATGAAGAGGCCATCGGGGTCTGGCCATGCAGAAACGGAGGCACGAATCATTCGAGCCGCGCGCGCGTCCAAAACCAAAACCATTCGCTGAGGAATGGTGACTCTTGACTTCACCTGTTGGCGGATGTCGTAGGAGTAGTAGGACAGACGCACGCTGACATGCATGCACGGGCGTAGAATACACTCCACCGTGTCCAAACTTTTCTTCTCCTCCTGGTATCGTGTTGGTAGCAGAATACGCCCGGTCTTATCAAAGTGGCATGCCGTCAGAGTATGATAATGTGGGCCCGGACGGGACGTGGGGCCGATTCCAGCAGAATATACGGGGTGCTTTACTGCTCTTCCGTTTTATCTATCGTTGATGCCAATATTTATTTTGGCCGAGGGCAAGTAACCAACCGGGACCGCAGATGGGATCCGGCGATGGAACCAAACAAGCAGACGGCTGCCGGTACGTGGTGGCGTGGTGATTTTCTAATCGCCCCGCGCCGTCAGGCTCGGCCCGGCCTGGTGGGCCCAGGCATTTGCGGGGCCGATGGTTTTTGACAGAGAGAATCTCTTCCTGCGATCTCTAGGTGCACTGCTTTCCTCGCGGagagagtttttttttttaatttgtattttttaaaaaaacgtATCATTTTTAATGTTTCGTCACGGAGAATTTGCTCTATCGCCGCCACGGACGAACAAGACACCCGACCTGCGCTGCGCACCGCAGGCAGGACGCAGGAACTGGACAGGGCAAGAGGGGGCCCGTGAGGCAGTGACGGTGGCAGTCGACGTGAGCGCCACTCTGCCTGTCTCTGCGCGCGTGGGGCCGGCCGCGCCCTCGCGCGCCGCGGCGAGTAGCCACCTccgctcctccaccgccgcgcgCGGCTATCGAGGCGCTGCGCCCCTGTCTGCTGACGCTGACCTGAGTCCGCTAGTCCTACCGCGCCCGGACAAACCTGCGCGCATGAGGACGGGGGCCCCTTCCTCCGTGGTTCCCACGTGCCAGTTACTCGGAACACCAACGCGGGCGGCATCGGACTCGGACCCCGCCGGAGTTTTGAGGGGACCGAGCCGAGCCCGGGTTACGGCCTTCCCTGGGTACGCCGCGACGCTGGGACCCCGGGTCAGACgatgccgctgccgctgccgcgacTTGGTGCGTGCGGTTGCTTCTTCCCCGGTCGTCGGCTGCTTCTTGGCAGCTGCGTTGCTGCGTCCCGACGCCCCAGTGGCCTGCGCCGCTTGCCTGCTCGCTTGCTCCCGTCGTTGTGAAACCGATCAACGACAGCCCCGGTGGGCGTGATTACGTGGGCCGTGCCACAGTTTCGGCTTGTCCGATCACCGTGGCGAGCACGAATCTAGCATGCCGAGCAGCAGGTGGCTTGTTCGCGACGGGACGACCGACCAACAATTTTCGGCAGATCTCGAGCTCACGGACGGACTCATCGCGGCAAACCAGATGCGACCAGTGACCAGGGGTGTTGACTCCATCCAGAACGACTTGTAGGCACGGTGCCACGCGAAATCCGCTGCCATGGCGGGGCACGAACCTAGGAGTACACACTACACGGAAACCCCTGTCCGAGAAACAGACTCCGCGGGGCAGGGTCGCCGTCACCGAACCATCTGACCGCTGCGGATCACGTACCACATGATCGTCCGGTTCCTTGTCGCCTAGTACGTAGCCCTTCTGGTGTTCAAGGCTCCGTTACTGACAGCCTCGCCAACCTGACGATCGATCACGGACCGGCCGGTCGTGGTTAATCAGGAGCGCTACCTCGCTAAACCTCAGCTGTCACCGTCGTGATCAATAAGCCGCAGCGCCAAGTCCCCACAGATGACGACGCACGAGAATTTCCACTCCAAAACCGTCCCGGCGGTCGCCACCCTGCGGCGGCCCCGGCTTGAGGGGAGCCACACGAACTCGCTGCCCGCGGTGGCCGGCGCTGCGCCGCGAGCCCCCGCGCCCCGTGGGCGTGGCTCGTGGCCGCACCGTGATCCCCAATCATGCGTCCATGCCGCTGCCGCTGGATCGCGACCCGCACCAGCTCTCCCGGTGGGCGCGCCCCGGCCGGCAAAGGCCGGTGACCCACGAGCACAGGCGTGATGAGCAAAAGGCAGCCGCGCTGTAGCCCACGGGGCGCCAGCGCCAGCGCCAGCCACACCACAGGCTCGTTCCGCATCTCGCGGATggagacggcgcggcgcggtggTTGCTCTTGTTCCGGAGCGCGGCCTGAATATTTGCACGGGCCACTGGTGATGCGGAGTCCGCTTCCGTTGGTCGGTCGTACCCGCGCGCACGAACCCATGATCAGGTCGAATATTTTTGGATCCTGCTCGACCTGGATCCGCCGTGCGGGGTACCAGATGTTGCTGCGCCGGACAGCGATGGATCGGCCGAACAATCGGTCGAGCTCCCGGCCAGCCATAAAACTACTCCCAGTTGCTCGGTCGGAATTGGCGCCGGGCGCGCGTCCGGTCCCGCCGAGGCCGGATCTCATAGCGACCTCTGATTGGAGAGGCTTTTCCCGTCACAAACACTTGGCATTGGGGAGTGCGTGGCGACCGGCGAGCGGCGAGAAGCCGACGAACCCAGCGAGGGGCGGCCGGAGGGGACGCCGGACGGACGGGCACAAGCTGAAGGCGATCGCACAACAGGCCGCGAGCTTTGGAGTTTGGGCGTCCGATGCGCCAACGCGAGCCCACTGTTTCGTTGGACAGCGCAGCGCAGGTAGGAGTCGACGAGGCAGGGCACTCGCCTATGGGTGCGTTAGCGTTACCAATGCACGATGGATATCCCTTTCGCCTAGCCAGGCGTCGATGAAATTCCTGACGAGACTCTAAATTAAAAAGGGCTAGGAAATGCTGCGGGTGCATCATTGGGCCTGCGTCTAAAACGGAACAAATTGTCTCGTCGCAACCAAGGATCAATCTGAGCTCGGGTTTGGTAAGGTCCAAACGCACTCTCTCTTCCCGGAAGGGAACATCCTTTTCTCTTTTTGAGaagggaagggaaaaagaattCTCGCATGCTTCACCTGAGCCTAGTTGTTAGTGAGAGTTCTGTTTAGGGGTCTTTGTTAACGTACGTGCATGCGCTTTGCAGGAGGCAGGCCTCTCGTGGAACACGCGCGGGTTGATTGCTTGCTTACGTTAGAGGCCGACAGCGACCAGGAAGAATGCTACTCGACCGTATCCGAGGGCGTGTCCTTCGACCGTCAGCGCCATGTGTTCCGAGCTAGGAGCGAATCGTGCTCACCAGTGAAAGCCGCTCTACGCGTCTAGTTAAGCAGCGAAGGCAATCCCAAGCTCCTTAACCCCGACAGGCGACAAGCAGCACCTGAACGTCCATGGCCGTCCGTACACGGCGAGCTCTCCTGCAGTTGCAGCAAGAGCAGCATGAATTCAGGTATGCTGCCTCTATCTGACTGAACCCGACGCATGCAGATGCAGGCAGGCCGAGCATTGCGCACCCGCCTCTCGTTTTAGTACCTATTTTTTTTCCTGAAAAGATGATTGCAAGTTTCTGCATTGCAATCAGAGTACCAACCAAAATGTTCAGAGAACTGAATAAACCACCCCCTCCGTAACACTGGGCATGAGAAGGAGAGGACGCAGAAATTGCCATGGTCATCGCCACCCCGCTGCTCTCTGCACGGATTGATCACGAACCAAATCCATCGGATTGTTAGGTCTGGCGGATGGGAGGACAGAAAAACTTTCACGGGGAAAGCTCTATTCCACTTCCACCTCTCATGGCGCCATGGCGGAGCTAGCAGTCAGTCACTCTCGCAGCACCTGACAGGTGAGCGGTTGCGGCGCCGGACCCGATGAATAGAGACGACGGCCGCGTAGGCTGCCGCGTTTCGGGAGgagaccccgccgccgcctgcgtgCGCTCGAGCGCGCGGCTTCTCGCTCGGCAACGACGGCCGCGGCGATCTGCGCGTATTGCTACCGGAGCAGCGCGGAGGAGTGAAGAGCTCGTGCTAAGTAAAGGCCTGGTCTCTCTGCGATTCCGGCTGGAACAGTACGCGaggaggatggcggcggcggcggcggcggcgccgggcgccgGTGGACAGGCGGGCGTCGAGCTGCCCGAACCAGGGTCGTTCTAAAAATACTCGATCTGGAATTTTTCAAACGCAccctaaatcggatcgcgaACTGGGGGACATTTAAATATCAGATTCATGTTTTACAAAAGGACTCGCGATCCAAACCAGGGGTATCTCGAAAATAATGTATCCGATATTTTATAAAAGCACGATCCAAATCAAATCAGGGGGTCCTTAGCAAAATATTCAGGGGCGGCGCTGAAGCGGCCGACGAGTCCGCGCCGTCGCGGGCGACCTCTGATTGCACCGCGCCGCCGTTCGTCCCGCACGATCCACCATCGAGATTCAATCGCCTTCGTCTAGCCGTTCCTCCAAGCTCCTACGGAGATGCtgctggcgcggcggcggtgcatCGGGAGCCGGGTACCCTAACTGAGACGGTGGCGGACCTTCAGTGTCGTCGAGGCGTCTAGCCCGGGACAGCTTTTGCTCCAGCAGTGTAGCGTGGGCTGCGTGGACCGAGGAATCTGACTGCGGCGCAGCGAGTAGAGCAGACCGGAGCCGGGCGGTCAGGTTCCGCTCGGCGCGCAGCGCGCAGAGGCCATCTCCACTTCGGCACTTCCTGATATCCCATTCCATGAGTCTGAAGCAACGGCATGCCCAGGGTACCAGGCTGGCAGAAAGAGGACACAAGAAAGATCATGGTGACGCGAATTTTCAGACACAGAACTCATATAATTGTCCGGGAAAACTTTCAGAGTACACACATCTTCAGCTTACAAGCTTCCATATCCCTGCTCTGGAACAACAAATGCGAAACAGCAGGTCCACTGAACTAAGGAGCAACACAGAGCAATTCAATTCGATTGAAACATCTGCAACGACAGCCGGAAGCAATTCCTTTTTCTAAAAAATCTGCAACGACATCGTTGTCCAGTCGCAGGCGTTGCAATTCGGTACAACATTTGCTGCCAACAAAGGCAGCATTCAGTATCGCTGATGACAATAACGCTAGGCATGGATATCAGACTGATCGCAAAGTCCTTACCATTGTGCCATAGCAATCCATCAGACACGGCGTGCTGTAGCGTCTTCCTCGGCAGTGAGACTGTGAGAGGGAGGCAGGGGAAGAAAGGAGACGCGGCACATGCACGCATCTGAAGAAACGAAATGCCCAGTCCATGAGCAGCTACGGTTCCACAACCACAAAACAACGCCGAGCAGAGATGTTTCTACGGCTACAGCAGAGACGAGACAACTTATTGGGCTGAATTTCAGACAACCACAAAGACATAAAGCTCAGTTCCTGTTACATCAAGCTAACAGTGCTTCAGTAGGGTATAACCGAGCGTATAAGGATTCACACCTTCAGACATAGATGAAACGAACGACCACTGACTGTTACCGATGGCATGAAATCGATCTGATTCTGAGAATAATCCGTGCTGTAAGCTGCTATGAACCTCTGCCTGCTCCCGTCGTCATGAAACCGATCAACGCAGTTCAATACCGGTGGGCGTAATCACGTGAGCTGTGCCACGGTTTGTTCAATTACTGTGGCTGATGCGAATCTGAGGGCTTGTTCACGGACTTGCGGATTCCATTACCGATTCCTAATAGCCACAGGAGTTGATGACATGAACTTGGACGCGGGTACAGAGCAGCCAACAATTTCCAGCAGATTTCGAGTTCACGGATAGATCCATCGCTCCAAAGTAAATGCGGCGTGCGACCACGAGCGTTGACTCCAAGACGACTAGTAGCTAGACAGCCTCACGCGAAGCCGCCGCTGTTGGTTGGGCAGTGTAGgagtcgacgacgacgaggcaAAGGAACTCGCCTTCGCCTATTTTGCGTTACCAATGCATGGGGGGTATCCTTTTCACTCGCTAGGCGTCGAAATTCCGGCACAAAAACTGAAAAGCTAGGAAATGCATCAGGTGCGTGCATCATTTGGTTTGCGTTTGAAACGGAACAAATTGTCTCGTCGCAACCAAGGATCAATATACAATATTCTATTCTAGCTGAGATCAGTTCTCAGTAGTGCAGTGTGTAGATACGCTTTTTCTTCCCCAAAGGAAAACATCCTTTTCTCTTTTTTGGACAAGGGGAAAAAAATTCTAGCATGCTTCGCTCAGAGCTGTGAGCTTACTAGTTGTTGGCGAGATTTTTGTTTATGGGGTCTTTGTTAACGTGGTGATTGGTGCAGTCAGGCCTCTCGTGGAGCACGCGGGATGGATTGCTGGTTTTTCTTAGAGGAGGCTATCTGACTGCTGAGTGCTGAGGTTGACAGTGTGACCAGCAAGCATGGAGTACTGCCAGGTGAATGCTGTTCCGAGGGCGTTGGTCCTTCAACCGTCAGCGCCATGTGTTCCGAGAAGCGAATCATGTGCAACAGTGCAAGGCGGCGCTCTACGCGTCTTGTTAAGCAGCGAAGGCAATCCAAAGCTCCTGAACCCCGGACAAGCAGCACCTGACGTCCAATCGTCCATGGCGCTCGTGCACGGCGAGCTGTCCTTCAGTTGCAGCAAGAGCAGCAGCATGGATTCAGTTGTTCTGCCTCTCTCTGAACCCAACGCATTCAGATGCAGATGCACGCAGGCTGAGCATGCGCGCATGCCGCTCGTTTCAGTGCGTTGGCCGCCTCGTAGGATTGCTATATCTTTCTTTAACGGTTGTGAAAGATGATTGCAAATTTCTGAATTGCAACTAGACTAGACATTAGAGTACCTACCAACATGTTCAGACACCTGAATAAACCGTCCTCTCTGTAAAATTGAGCATGAGGCGAAGA
Protein-coding sequences here:
- the LOC112891459 gene encoding NADP-dependent malic enzyme, chloroplastic, giving the protein MLSAQAAAAAAVSPASLWKRAGGNEGGSCDGCRTYRESVRRRAAAVRVRAAAPRRVEAVAMGSAAETEKEQQEEVEVAAASGGVEDAYGEDRATEELPVTPWAYSVASGYTLLRDPQHNKGLSFTEKERDAHYLRGLLPPAVVSQDLQIKKIMHNLRQYQLPLQRYMAMMDLQERNERLFYKLLIDNVEELLPVVYTPTVGEACQKYGCIFRQPQGLYVTLRDKGKVLEVLRNWPHRNIQVIVVTDGERILGLGDLGSQGMGIPVGKLALYTALGGVRPSACLPITIDVGTNNEELLKDEFYIGLRQKRATGKEYDELMEEFMSAVKQIYGEKVLIQFEDFANHNAFDLLAKYSKSHLVFNDDIQGTASVVLAGLLSALKVVGGTLAEHTYLFLGAGEAGTGIAELIALEISRQTKAPIEECRKKVWLVDSKGLIVDSRKDSLQSFKKPWAHEHEPLTSLFDAVQSIKPTVLIGTSGVGRAFTKEVVEAMASFNERPVIFSLSNPTSHSECTAEEAYNWTQGRAVFASGSPFAPVEYNGQTFVPGQANNAYIFPGFGLGLVISGAIRVHEDMLLAASEALADQATQENFDKGSIFPPFTNIRKISARIAAAVAAKAYELGLATRLPPPRDLVKYAESCMYTPVYRNYR